In a genomic window of Bacillota bacterium:
- a CDS encoding alpha/beta hydrolase: MFRAKNGKVQVGGSDMHYNVFGKGTEDLVIIPGLGDGLRTVKGMAIVMATVFRSYGREHKVWLFSRKDKLEANMSTRDMARDLAEAMDQLDIKSAKVMGVSQGGMISQWLAVDFPQKVRKLAIVVSVSRQNETLQRVVNSWIEMAEQKRYGDLAVDTMLKTYSEKGLKKWRPFFWLVKMTGKPQSQERFLIQANSCLTHNAYPELSKIQCPTLVIGGAQDNIVGGEEVQKEMAEAISNSQLHIYPELGHGAYEEAKDFNNRVLEFFKS, from the coding sequence ATGTTTAGAGCAAAGAATGGCAAGGTTCAAGTCGGTGGAAGCGACATGCATTACAATGTATTTGGCAAGGGGACCGAGGACTTGGTAATTATCCCTGGCCTGGGCGATGGACTTAGAACAGTCAAGGGGATGGCCATTGTAATGGCGACAGTGTTTAGGTCTTATGGCCGGGAGCATAAGGTTTGGCTGTTTAGCCGTAAGGATAAACTGGAGGCGAACATGAGTACCCGGGATATGGCCCGGGACTTAGCAGAAGCAATGGACCAACTAGACATCAAGTCTGCCAAAGTTATGGGTGTGTCCCAGGGGGGTATGATATCCCAGTGGCTGGCGGTAGATTTCCCACAAAAAGTCCGTAAATTGGCCATTGTGGTATCGGTGTCCCGTCAGAACGAAACGTTACAAAGAGTAGTTAACAGTTGGATTGAAATGGCTGAGCAAAAGCGCTATGGGGATCTGGCGGTGGACACAATGTTGAAGACTTACTCTGAGAAGGGCCTTAAGAAGTGGCGTCCCTTTTTCTGGCTAGTGAAAATGACTGGCAAACCCCAATCCCAAGAGCGGTTTCTTATTCAGGCCAACTCATGTCTTACCCACAATGCTTACCCTGAACTGAGTAAAATCCAGTGCCCCACACTGGTAATAGGCGGGGCCCAGGATAACATTGTTGGAGGAGAAGAGGTACAGAAGGAGATGGCTGAAGCTATTTCCAATAGCCAGCTTCACATATATCCTGAATTGGGTCACGGAGCTTATGAAGAAGCGAAGGACTTCAACAATCGGGTTCTGGAGTTCTTTAAGTCCTGA